GGTTGGTCAGCGGGTTGAAGTTGGAGGGCGCCTTGGGCAGGCCGGCGATCATCGCCTTTTCGGCCAGGGTCAGCTCGGAGAGGGGGCGGTCGTAGTAGATCTCGGCGGCAGCGGCGATGCCGTAGGCGCGGTGGCCGAGGAAGATCTTGTTGACATAGAGCTCGAGGATCTCCTCCTTGCTCAGCACCTGCTCCATCTGCAGGGCCAGCAGGATCTCGCGGATCTTGCGGGTAAAGGTGCGGTCCAGGGTCAGCAGGTAGTTGCGCGCCACCTGCATGGTGATGGTGGAGCCGCCGGACTGGATCTCGCCGCCGCTGGCGACCAGCTCCCCCGCCGCCCGCATCAGGCCCAGGGGGTCGACGCCGCGATGCTCGTAGAAGCGGTCATCCTCGGCGGCCAGCAGCGCCTGGATGAACTCCTCGGGGATCTCGGCATGATCGATCGGCAGGCGGCGCTCCTCGCCGTATTCTCCGATCAGCTTGCCATCCCGGGTATAGATGCGCAGCGGTGAGTGCAGCTCGAAGTCCTGGAGCTGGCGCACGTCAGGCAGCCCGGGAGCGAAATAGAGGGCGGCGCCCACCACGCCGAGCCCGGCCGCGGCGATCAGCGAGACGGTGAGCCAGGCCAGGGAGAAGAGCAGGGTTCTGATAAACGTCATGAAGTGGCGGTGTCCATGTAGGGAACTGGAGCGGTTGTGAAGCGATGACGAGAGCGCCGGTTGCGAGGCCATTATAGGAACCCGGGGCGGTGGCCACCAGCGGTTAGGGTACCAGCCCAAGGTTTACCGTGTGGCCAATGGCTAGATCATGTAACCTCAAGCTGCAGGATGGGAACAACAATTGAGACCTGTCACCATGTTCAAGGTGGGCACTATGCCAAAACGGGCAAGCCGCGAGACTTAGCAGGGGCAGGACAGAGATGCGATTGATGGCATCCAGCAAGGGGTTGATCGGCGTCGACATTACCTCGGCTACGGTCAAGCTTATGGAACTCAGGCGAGCTGGCGCCACTTATCAGGTGGAGAGCTATGCCGTCAGGCCGCTGCGCGAAGGTGCGGTCGTCGAGCGACGTATCCATGATATGGGGGAGGTGGTAGATGCCCTTTCCCGCGCCGTCCAGCAGGCCAAGCCTCATACACGCAAGGCAGTGGTGGCGGTGCCTACAAGTGCGGCGATCACCAAGACCCTCACTTTGCCGGCGTCGCTCAGCGACGAAGAGATTGAATACCGGATTCAGGTCGATTCAGACAAGCACATTCCCTTTCCGTTCAGCGAGGTCGCCTTCGACTTCCAACGCCTGGGGCTCAACGCCCGCTACGCCGACCAGCAGGACGTGCTTCTGGTGGCCTGCCGGCAGCAGGATGTTAACCAGCGTACAGAAGCTCTTTTCAAAGCTGGTCTTAGTCCAGCGGCCGTTGACGTTGAAACTTTCGCTTTAGAACGCTCTTTTTCTGTTATTCAAAAACAGTTGCCTACTGACCTTCAGGACAATGAAACCATTGCGCTAGTGGATGTGGGTGCAACAATGAATACATTCCATGTTTTCCGATCAGGTCGAATTGTATATAGCAGAGATACACTTTTCGGGGGGAAGCAGCTAACTGAAGAAATTAAGAGCAGGTATGGTTTGAGTGTTGAGGAGGCTGGGCTTGCCAAAAAAAGAGGTGGGTTGCCAGACGATTATAAAAAAATGTTGCTGGACCCATTTGTAGATACCATTGCTCAGCAAGTAGGTCGATCTTTGCAGTTGTTTTACACAGCGGCAAGGAAGAGTGATATTCGCTATGTCTTTCTTGCCGGTGGTTCAAGTCTTGTTCCAGGGCTGGCTAATAGAATTTCTGAAGAGTGTAGTGCCAAGGTTTTGATGGCAAATCCTATGCTTAATATGGAAGTTGTTGGAAGAATAGATCTCGAAACTCTCTCGGCAGATGCCCCTGCTATGCTGACATCATGTGGCTTGGCAATGAGGTCAGTCTCTTGATTATCGAGATTAACTTACTTCCTTGGCGCGAGGAAAAGCGTGAAAAGAGAAGAAAGCTGTTTTATTTCTCTTTGGCGATTTCTCTTCTGGTTGGTGCTGGGTGTTCATATTGTTTATCTCTTTTTTATGAGCATGAGAGTGAAGTTCAGGCTAATCGAAATGAGTATGTTGGCAAAATGAGTAGTCAGCTTGACTCGGCTATTCGTGAAGTTGGTGAGATTGAGGGAGTTAGAGACGAGATATTGTCGCAGCTGGAGGTTTTTAGCTCGCTTCAAGAAGGTCGTTTTCAGACTGTTTCTGTTATGAGTGAGTTGACATCAACTCTTGTTGATGGTGTTTATTATACATCTATGTCGCGCCGAGGAGATAATGTTGAGCTGATGGGTAGGGCTGAAAATAATCGCCAAGTTTCGGACCAGCTTAGAAGTCTATCTTCTTCTGAGTATTTTGGTGAGCCATTGCTATCAGAAGTCGAGGGCGCTGAAAATGGGGATGAGAGGCTTTTTAATCTCGAGGTTTCTCAGCGTTATCCTAATGGTTTTGCTAAAAAAGAAAACATTGATACGTTCTGACTACGTTCTGACTAGTAGTGCAAGCGAATAGGGGTGGGTCGGTGAGTCTCAAAACAGAATTCATTCGCCTTCGTGAAGTTGATTGGCGTGAGTTGGATATAAAAGAAGCTGGCTCCTGGCCTTTGGTTCTCCAGCTGTTTTGCTGTTTCCTTGCCTTCGTTCTACCCTTCTCGGCTGTGTATTTTTATTATGTTAGTCCTGAAAAGGAAAGCTTGATTGTTGCGAGAAATTTAGAGGAAAAGTTGATAACCGAGTACCGTGTTAAAGCTGCCAAGGTGGCGAATTTAGAAATCATGAATGAGCAAATGGGGGTCTTGGAAGTACGCATTGAAGAGTTACGTGAAATGCTTCCAACTGGTGCTGAGGTGCCTTCTTTACTCGATAGTATTAGTGAGGCTGCTATTGATAATAAGCTTGAAATCGATTATTTGAGGTTGCGCTCTTCTCAAGCTCTCGAGCATTATATAGAGCGTCCCTTCGATATTCAAGTTAGAGGCGGATATCATCAGATTGCAAATTTTCTATCTGATGTTGCAAGTATGCCACGGATAGTGACCATGCATGAGCTTGTGATGGCGCCTGATGACGAAGGTTTTCTGGTCCTGAGTCTCTTAGCAAAAACTTACAGTTACCGAGAGCAGCAGGGAAGCGAGGATTAGTGATGGTTTTTATTCTTTTTTTTAGATCTCTGCTTGCTCTTTTATTTATTTTTTTAGTGGGGTGTTCTGACCCAGATATCGCTGAGCTTGATAGACGTCTTTCTGAAATTCGCAATGATCCCGGCCCGGCACCTGAATTAGAAATCCCGGATTTTTCTGAAGAAACTGGTATCGTTTATGAGCTTAGCGAGCTGCGCAGTCCATTTCAATCTGAAAAGTCAGAGCCTGATCAAAATCTTCCAGGACCGGGTGCGGAACTTCCGGACGATGAAAGGCCTAAAGGGGTTTTGGAAAAATTTGACCTAAGTGAGCTTGAGTTGGTGGGTACTCTCAATCTTGCTGGTAAGCCTTTCGCTTTAATCAAGGAGCCTGGAGGGGAAGTCCATCGAGTTGAGGTGGGTGACTACTTAGGTCAGGATAATGGGCGTATTACGGCAATCGAGACATCTTCGGTATTGCTTGTTGAGCGCATCTTAGAGCAAGGTATCTGGGTCGAGCGTCAACGAGACCTAACTCTGGGTTCATGATCATCACAGGCTTGGTTGTTTTCAAGGCTGCGTCAGGAGAGAGAGTAACCATGCGATCACTCATCATCAAGCGTGCAGCCGCGGTGCTCGTTTTGCTGGCGGTCTCTGGGGTGGCCCTGGCGGCCTCCACGCTTCAGGGTCTCGACTTCCGTCAGGGCCCCAGTGGCGAGCTCGAGGTGGACCTCGACTTCGCCGGGGCGGTGCCCGAGGTGCGCGGCTACCGCATCGACGACCCGGCGCGGCTCACCATCGACCTGATGGAGGCCGACAATGGCCTGCCCGAGCGTCGCTACTCCCTGGGCATCGGTGGCGTGCAGCAGGTCACCGCCCTGGAGGCCGGCTCCCGCACCCGGCTGGTGTTCGACCTCGAGGGTCCGCTGCCCTACAACACCCGCCAGCAGGGCGATCGCCTGCGCCTGGCCATCGGCGGCGGTGCCGCCGACACCGGGGTGGCCACCACCGCCACCCCCTCGACCGTGGCCACCGGCGCGTCCACGACTGAGCCGGCCCCGCGCCAACCCGCGAGCACCGGCCCTAGCGTCGAGGACATCGACTTCCGCCGTGGCAGCGACGGTGCCGGGCGGCTGATCGTCACCTTCGACCGCGCCGGCGTCGACGCCCGGGTGCGCGAGAGCGGCCGTAACCGCATCACCGCCGAACTGATGGACGTCGATCTGCCGCGCTCCCTGGATCAGGTCTACGACGTCAGCGACTTCGGCACCCCCCTGCAGCGCATCACCCCGCGGGTGGGGCGCAACGGCGTGACCCTCGATATCCAGGGCAGCGGCGACTACGCCATGGTCTCCACCCAGAGCGGCCGCCAGCTGACTATCGAGGCCCAGCCGGTGACGCGCCAGGAACAGGAGCGGCGGGTGCGCGAGCAGTTCCCCTATACCGGCGAGCGCATCACCCTCAACTTCCAGGACATCGAGGTGCGCTCGGTGCTGGCGATCATCGCCGACTTCACCGGGCTCAACCTGGTGGCTAGCGACAGCGTGCAGGGCCGCGTGACCCTGAACCTCCAGGACGTGCCCTGGGACCAGGCGCTGGATCTGGTGCTCAAGAGCCACGGCCTGGCCAGTCGCCAGGAGGGCAACGTGATCGTGGTGGCGCCCGCCGCCGAGCTCGCCCAACGTGAGCAGCTCGAGCTGCAGACCCGCGAGCAGCTGGAGACTCTGGCGCCGCTGGAGTCAGAATACATCCAGCTCAACTATGCCAAGGCAGAAAACATCGCCTCGCTTATCCGTGGTGGAGAAGGAGGGTTTGGCCTGCTGACAGAACGGGGGAGGGTCGCAGTCGATCCAAGAACCAACACGTTGTTGCTCCAGGATACGGCGGAGCAGATCGCAACGATCATAGATACACTTGAGCGTCTCGATATTGCCGTACGTCAGGTACAGATAGAAGCACGAATCGTCATCGCAAGTGATAGTGCAACACGTGAACTTGGAGTTAACTGGGGTCTTTCCAGTAATCGATCTGGTGATGGATTCCGTGCAGATGGAGCATCAACAGGGCGCTTTTTTTCGCAAGAAGGCGTGCAGGGTGGGCGTAGATATTCGAGTGGCGTGCCACTTCCAGATGAAGACGGTGTTATCGAATACGAGGACAATGTTTTTCAGCGTGGTGGATTGACAGTAGACTTGGGGAATCCGGCAAGAGCTCTTTCAAGTTTTTCATTTGGATATTTGTCAGGTGATATTCTCTTAGATTTGGAGCTCAGGGCTCTCGAGAGTGAGGGTAAGAGCTACACTATTTCGCAGCCTCGAGTTATTACTGCTAATCAACAGTCTGCTGTTATCAAGCAAGGTCAAGAGCGAGCTTACCGTGAGACGGCTGCCAGCGGTGCTTCAGCATTGGAGTTTAAGGAGGCTGTTTTGTCACTAGAAGTCACGCCACAGATTACCCCGGATAACAGGATAATGATGGATTTATTGATCACCAATGATTCGTTTGGTGAGTCTGATATCCCGGGGGGTGAGCCGCCCATTAATAAGAGCGAAATACAGACTCAGGTGCTGGTCGACAATGGAGAGACTGTAGTTTTGGGTGGCATCCTGCAGACCGAAGAGCTCAATAGCCTAGCCAAGACCCCATTCCTCGGTGACCTGCCGGTGCTGGGGCGTCTATTCCGCTATACCGAACAGAGCAACGAGAAGGTAGAATTGCTTGTATTCATTACCCCTAGAATCCTGGATGAAGGCGTGGCACTTCGCTGATGCTGGAACTACCCAACCTGATACTGATCGGCCCCATGGGGGCCGGTAAGAGTACCATCGGCCGCCTCCTGGCGGCCGAGCTTGCTCGTGACTTCCTCGACACCGACCACGAGATACAGACGCGCTGCGGCGCCGATATCCCCTGGATCTTCGATGTGGAGGGGGAGGCGGGCTTCCGCGACCGCGAGACCCAGATGATCGACGAACTGACCCGCCGCGAGGGCGTGGTGATCGCCACCGGCGGCGGCGCGGTGCTGCGCGAGGAGAACCGCCGCCTGCTGCGCGAACGGGGCACCGTCATCTACCTCTTCACCACCGTGGAGCAGCAGCTCAAGCGCACCGCCAAGGACCGCAACCGGCCGCTGCTGCAGCGCCCCGACAAGGAGGCGGTGCTGCGCGAGATGTTCGGCGTGCGCGACCCGCTCTACCGCGCCACCGCCGATCTCACCGTGCGCACCGATCGCCGCGGCCCGCGCTCGGTGGTCAACGATGTCGTCCGCCGCGTGACGCGGCTGGTCGACCCCCTGCAAGCCAAGGCCTGAACCATGACCCAGACCCCATCCGTCCCGCACACCCTCGAGGTGGCGCTGGGCAGCCGCAGCTACCCCATCCATATCGGTCCCGGCCTGCTCGGCGAGCCTGGTGTCCTGGCGCCCTGGCTGGCCGGTCGCCAGGTGATGATCGTCACCAACGAGGCGGTGGCACCGCTCTACCTCGAACGCTGTCGCAAGGCCCTGCCGGACGACGTGGAGCTGCGCGAGCTGGTGCTGCCCGACGGCGAGGCCACCAAGAACCTCGCGCATGTCTCACGCATCTGGGATGCCCTGCTCGAGGCCGGCTTCAACCGCCGCTGCACCCTGGTGGCCCTGGGCGGCGGGGTGATCGGCGACATGGTGGGCTTTGCTGCGGCCTGCTACCAGCGCGGCGTGGCCTTCATCCAGGTGCCCACCACCCTGCTGGCCCAGGTGGACTCCTCGGTGGGCGGCAAGACCGGGGTCAACCACCCGCTGGGCAAGAACATGATCGGCGCCTTCTGGCAGCCCCGGGCGGTGCTGATCGATACCGATACCCTGGCCACACTGCCGCCCCGCGAGCTCTCGGCGGGTCTGGCCGAGGTGATCAAGTATGGCCTGATTCGCGATGCGGAATTCCTCGCCTGGCTGGAGCAGGCACTGCCGGCGCTGCGCGACCTGGCACCCGAGGCCCTGGCGCGTGCCATCCAGCGCAGCTGTGCGCTCAAGGCAGAGATCGTCGCCGAGGACGAGACCGAGCAGGGCGTGCGTGCGCTGCTCAACCTGGGCCACACCTTCGGCCACGCCATCGAGGCGCATCAGGGCTATGGCAACTGGCTGCATGGCGAGGCGGTGGGCACCGGCATGCTGATGGCCGCCGAGCTCTCGGCGCGCCTGGGCTGGCTCACCACGGATGACGTCGAGCGGGTACGGGCCATCCTGCGGGCCGCGGGCCTGCCGCTGGAGGCCCCGGCCGAGATGGGTGTCGACGATTTCCTGTCGCGCATGCGCCTCGACAAGAAGAACGTCGACAGCCGCCTGCGCCTGGTGCTGCTGCACGCCCTGGGCGATGCCTGCGTGGATGACGCCACGCCCCCGAAGACCCTCCAGGCCCTGCTCGAGCAGTTCCCCCGCGGCTGAGTCCAGGGGCATCGCTTTCCATTAGCTGTCCCCGTTGGATCTTGCACATAGCAAGAGGCGCCGGGGATAGGCCGAAGAGGGGGTCCGAGGACCAGGGACGGCTGAGGTAGCGCCCAGGGAGGGGTTCACAGCGCCCCCTCGCAGGCCTGTCCCCGGAAAAGCCTCGAGCGGTGCGGCGACCTGTGTCGCTCCACTCTCTCCATTGCTTCATTCGATCTTCACGCCCGCGCCATCTCGGCGCGGGCGTTCGTCGTCTATGCTCCTGATAACAGTGCCGGCAGCGACCATGAATCGCTCGATTGGCATGCCTCATGCGCTATCAGCATGGGGTCTTTGGTAAAAATGCGACTAAAGTCTAGGGCGCTTCCTCAATCGTTTGTTTTGCGTTTATGTGTGATGCAAGTCATTGAGCGGCGGAGTTTTTTGTTTGATGGGTCGTTGGCAACTGTCGGATTTATCGATGATTTCTGCATTCCGGTGGGTGCCATCCCATTGCGCTGCAGCGCAGGCGCTGGCTATGCTGGAAGGCCTTTTGCCAAGCAGGTGGGCGCGGAATTTGCGCCGGCTACGTGAAATAAAAAACCTAAAAATATATCACGAAGTTCCTGTCAAGAAAACCACTTTTCCGAGGCGCGCCAATGAACAGAGGTCTACACCAGCCCGGCGAGTTCCGCGACAACTGCGGGTTCGGCCTGATCGCTCACATGGAGGGCCGCGCCAGCCACGAGCTGCTGCGCACCGCCATCGAATCCCTGACCTGCATGACCCATCGCGGCGGCATCGCCGCCGACGGCAAGACCGGTGACGGCTGCGGCCTGCTGCTGCAGCTGCCGGATGCCTTTATGCGCCAGGTTGCACAGGAAGCCCTCAAGGTCGAACTGGGCGAGCGCTACGCGGTGGGGGCGGTGTTCCTGCCCGACGACGATGCTCGAGCCGCCCACGCCGCGGAGGTGCTCGAGGGCGAGCTGCGCGCCCGGGGCCTGGTGATCCGTGGCTGGCGCGAGGTGCCGGTGGATGCCTCGGTGTGCGGCCCCATGGCCCTCGAGTGCCTGCCGCGCATCCGCCACCTCTTCGTGGAGCCGGGCAAGAACGGCAGTGCCGAGACCTTCGAGGTCGACCTCTTCATGGCCCGCCGCCACGCCGAGCAGGCGCTGCGCGACGAGCAGGAGTTCTACGTCTGCTCGCTCTCCGAGAAGGTGCTCTCCTACAAGGGCCTGGTGATGCCGGTAGACCTGCCGGCCTTCTACCA
The Halomonas sp. H10-9-1 DNA segment above includes these coding regions:
- the pilM gene encoding type IV pilus assembly protein PilM, whose protein sequence is MRLMASSKGLIGVDITSATVKLMELRRAGATYQVESYAVRPLREGAVVERRIHDMGEVVDALSRAVQQAKPHTRKAVVAVPTSAAITKTLTLPASLSDEEIEYRIQVDSDKHIPFPFSEVAFDFQRLGLNARYADQQDVLLVACRQQDVNQRTEALFKAGLSPAAVDVETFALERSFSVIQKQLPTDLQDNETIALVDVGATMNTFHVFRSGRIVYSRDTLFGGKQLTEEIKSRYGLSVEEAGLAKKRGGLPDDYKKMLLDPFVDTIAQQVGRSLQLFYTAARKSDIRYVFLAGGSSLVPGLANRISEECSAKVLMANPMLNMEVVGRIDLETLSADAPAMLTSCGLAMRSVS
- a CDS encoding PilN domain-containing protein: MIIEINLLPWREEKREKRRKLFYFSLAISLLVGAGCSYCLSLFYEHESEVQANRNEYVGKMSSQLDSAIREVGEIEGVRDEILSQLEVFSSLQEGRFQTVSVMSELTSTLVDGVYYTSMSRRGDNVELMGRAENNRQVSDQLRSLSSSEYFGEPLLSEVEGAENGDERLFNLEVSQRYPNGFAKKENIDTF
- the pilO gene encoding type 4a pilus biogenesis protein PilO; amino-acid sequence: MSLKTEFIRLREVDWRELDIKEAGSWPLVLQLFCCFLAFVLPFSAVYFYYVSPEKESLIVARNLEEKLITEYRVKAAKVANLEIMNEQMGVLEVRIEELREMLPTGAEVPSLLDSISEAAIDNKLEIDYLRLRSSQALEHYIERPFDIQVRGGYHQIANFLSDVASMPRIVTMHELVMAPDDEGFLVLSLLAKTYSYREQQGSED
- a CDS encoding pilus assembly protein PilP — protein: MVFILFFRSLLALLFIFLVGCSDPDIAELDRRLSEIRNDPGPAPELEIPDFSEETGIVYELSELRSPFQSEKSEPDQNLPGPGAELPDDERPKGVLEKFDLSELELVGTLNLAGKPFALIKEPGGEVHRVEVGDYLGQDNGRITAIETSSVLLVERILEQGIWVERQRDLTLGS
- the pilQ gene encoding type IV pilus secretin PilQ, whose amino-acid sequence is MRSLIIKRAAAVLVLLAVSGVALAASTLQGLDFRQGPSGELEVDLDFAGAVPEVRGYRIDDPARLTIDLMEADNGLPERRYSLGIGGVQQVTALEAGSRTRLVFDLEGPLPYNTRQQGDRLRLAIGGGAADTGVATTATPSTVATGASTTEPAPRQPASTGPSVEDIDFRRGSDGAGRLIVTFDRAGVDARVRESGRNRITAELMDVDLPRSLDQVYDVSDFGTPLQRITPRVGRNGVTLDIQGSGDYAMVSTQSGRQLTIEAQPVTRQEQERRVREQFPYTGERITLNFQDIEVRSVLAIIADFTGLNLVASDSVQGRVTLNLQDVPWDQALDLVLKSHGLASRQEGNVIVVAPAAELAQREQLELQTREQLETLAPLESEYIQLNYAKAENIASLIRGGEGGFGLLTERGRVAVDPRTNTLLLQDTAEQIATIIDTLERLDIAVRQVQIEARIVIASDSATRELGVNWGLSSNRSGDGFRADGASTGRFFSQEGVQGGRRYSSGVPLPDEDGVIEYEDNVFQRGGLTVDLGNPARALSSFSFGYLSGDILLDLELRALESEGKSYTISQPRVITANQQSAVIKQGQERAYRETAASGASALEFKEAVLSLEVTPQITPDNRIMMDLLITNDSFGESDIPGGEPPINKSEIQTQVLVDNGETVVLGGILQTEELNSLAKTPFLGDLPVLGRLFRYTEQSNEKVELLVFITPRILDEGVALR
- the aroK gene encoding shikimate kinase AroK, which codes for MLELPNLILIGPMGAGKSTIGRLLAAELARDFLDTDHEIQTRCGADIPWIFDVEGEAGFRDRETQMIDELTRREGVVIATGGGAVLREENRRLLRERGTVIYLFTTVEQQLKRTAKDRNRPLLQRPDKEAVLREMFGVRDPLYRATADLTVRTDRRGPRSVVNDVVRRVTRLVDPLQAKA
- the aroB gene encoding 3-dehydroquinate synthase yields the protein MTQTPSVPHTLEVALGSRSYPIHIGPGLLGEPGVLAPWLAGRQVMIVTNEAVAPLYLERCRKALPDDVELRELVLPDGEATKNLAHVSRIWDALLEAGFNRRCTLVALGGGVIGDMVGFAAACYQRGVAFIQVPTTLLAQVDSSVGGKTGVNHPLGKNMIGAFWQPRAVLIDTDTLATLPPRELSAGLAEVIKYGLIRDAEFLAWLEQALPALRDLAPEALARAIQRSCALKAEIVAEDETEQGVRALLNLGHTFGHAIEAHQGYGNWLHGEAVGTGMLMAAELSARLGWLTTDDVERVRAILRAAGLPLEAPAEMGVDDFLSRMRLDKKNVDSRLRLVLLHALGDACVDDATPPKTLQALLEQFPRG